One window from the genome of Amycolatopsis sp. NBC_01480 encodes:
- a CDS encoding discoidin domain-containing protein, translating to MAHDHGDGTDQEQALSRRRVLAAGTGLLAGFGLAAVLPGVASAVTATETAAGQAAGGHGATDLALFRPVQVSSTDYAATPAEFAVDGLAQVGVAGSGWRAAPGDGPWIVVDLQGQCQISSVVLTFEARPGDPAFDGSGSRTNTKGNEIQSSYAVALDLDVSADGKSWRTVHHTDSGTGGVQTIPLAPAVSARWVRLSASRLSTTNPLGINGFQVYGTSREARPPVHGWTSWPVREHDDPPALNVAADGSVPLESGWVLTMQDWAPSTDGAVLSGPGVDTRGWLPATVPGTVLASLVEQGQLPDPVAGMNNMHVPEALSRHDWWYRRRFTVPRGLDTGAGRHVWLEFDGVNHEADIWLNGARVGSLAHPFGRAALDVTAALHRTGDQALAVKIAPIPLPGSPGDKGPAGQSFVDAGTTMFASSPTYLAVSGWDWMPAVRDRVSGIWNHVRLRSTGDAVLGDARVDTVLPNLPDTGTAEVTISVPVRNSGAVAQRVQVTAEFDSVRVSTTVTVAPGQETAAVFAPAAFPQLRLKNPKLWWPNGYGDAALHDLTLTAALGQTVSDRKKVQFGLRKIDYQYDQPIVIVDGRADQKVALGAQNARYVRMQGGKRATGWGFSLWTLSVVDSKTPGTDLALHKTATSSSVADGNPPANAVDGDPQTRWTSAYQDGEWIQVDLGAATAFDQVVLTWETAYAATFKIQVSQDGTTWTDAASVDNSAKPLTILVNGVKIFIRGGSWGWDELLRRMPAERMDAVVAMHRDMNFTLIRNWVGSSYREELFAACDKYGILLWNEFWDGWSTDPANHDIYLAQAEDTVLRYRHHACATVWFGCNEGNPPTVIDQALRAIVTQNTDLLYQSNSAGGVITGDGPYHWLDPKQYFTGEATGGKSGFWSEIGLPTVSVAESMRNLVGKDDPGWPIGAPWFLHDWSSNGNQSPQTYLAAIDARLAPSTSLEEFSRKAQFVNYESMRAIFEAWNAKLWNDATGVLLWMSHPAWHSTVWQTYDYDLDVNGSYYGSRKGCEARHVQADLSTWQVIAVNHTPAALTGATVTAQLYGLDGQALGAPSVQKVDVAAISTAPAFTVPFAADQPALHLLRLRLTGADGTVISENTYWRYRTDTAMQGLNQLARTQLSADLKATGRGGYTATVRNTGRTAAAMVRLSLRERNGTDRVLPTLYGDNYFWLLPGESRPITVEPHRAVDHPRLRVEAYNVSAKLA from the coding sequence ATGGCGCACGACCACGGTGACGGAACGGACCAGGAGCAGGCGCTCTCCCGGCGGCGCGTCCTGGCCGCCGGGACCGGTCTGCTGGCCGGGTTCGGGCTGGCGGCCGTGCTGCCCGGGGTCGCCTCAGCGGTCACCGCCACGGAGACCGCAGCCGGGCAGGCCGCCGGCGGCCACGGCGCGACCGACCTCGCCCTGTTCCGCCCAGTCCAGGTGTCCTCGACCGACTACGCCGCCACCCCGGCCGAGTTCGCGGTGGACGGCCTCGCCCAGGTCGGCGTGGCGGGCTCGGGCTGGCGGGCCGCGCCGGGCGACGGGCCGTGGATCGTCGTCGACCTGCAGGGGCAGTGCCAGATCAGCTCGGTGGTGCTGACCTTCGAGGCCCGCCCCGGCGACCCGGCCTTCGACGGCAGCGGCTCCCGGACCAACACCAAGGGCAACGAGATCCAGTCGAGTTACGCGGTCGCGCTCGACCTCGACGTCTCCGCCGACGGGAAGTCCTGGCGCACCGTTCACCACACCGATTCCGGCACCGGGGGAGTGCAAACGATCCCGCTCGCCCCGGCCGTCAGCGCTCGCTGGGTGCGCCTCTCGGCGTCCCGCCTCTCCACGACGAACCCGTTGGGAATCAACGGTTTCCAGGTCTACGGCACCAGCCGCGAGGCCCGTCCGCCGGTGCACGGCTGGACCAGCTGGCCGGTGCGCGAGCACGACGACCCGCCCGCGCTGAACGTGGCCGCCGACGGCTCCGTGCCGCTCGAATCCGGCTGGGTGCTGACCATGCAGGACTGGGCGCCCAGCACCGATGGCGCGGTGCTGTCGGGACCCGGCGTCGACACTCGCGGCTGGCTGCCCGCGACGGTCCCGGGCACGGTGCTCGCCTCGCTGGTCGAGCAGGGCCAGCTGCCGGACCCGGTGGCGGGCATGAACAACATGCACGTGCCGGAGGCGCTGTCCCGGCACGACTGGTGGTACCGGCGCCGCTTTACCGTGCCGCGCGGCCTCGACACCGGCGCGGGACGCCACGTCTGGCTGGAGTTCGACGGCGTCAACCACGAGGCGGACATCTGGCTCAACGGCGCCCGCGTCGGGAGCCTGGCGCACCCGTTCGGCCGAGCGGCGCTGGACGTCACCGCGGCGCTGCACCGCACCGGCGACCAGGCATTGGCCGTGAAGATCGCGCCGATTCCGCTGCCGGGCAGCCCCGGCGACAAGGGCCCGGCCGGACAGTCCTTCGTGGACGCGGGAACCACGATGTTCGCCAGCTCGCCGACCTACCTCGCGGTGTCCGGCTGGGACTGGATGCCCGCCGTCCGTGACCGCGTCTCGGGCATCTGGAACCACGTCCGCCTGCGCTCCACCGGCGACGCGGTGCTCGGCGACGCCCGCGTGGACACCGTGCTGCCGAACCTGCCGGACACCGGCACCGCCGAGGTGACGATCTCGGTGCCGGTACGCAACTCCGGCGCCGTCGCCCAGCGTGTGCAGGTCACCGCCGAGTTCGACAGCGTCCGCGTGAGCACCACCGTCACCGTCGCGCCCGGCCAGGAGACCGCCGCCGTGTTCGCCCCGGCCGCATTCCCGCAGCTGCGGCTGAAGAACCCGAAACTGTGGTGGCCCAACGGATACGGCGACGCCGCCCTGCACGACCTCACCCTGACCGCGGCGCTCGGCCAGACGGTCAGCGACCGCAAGAAGGTGCAGTTCGGCCTCCGCAAGATCGACTACCAGTACGACCAGCCGATCGTCATCGTCGACGGCCGGGCCGACCAGAAGGTCGCACTCGGCGCGCAGAACGCCCGGTACGTCCGGATGCAGGGCGGCAAACGCGCCACCGGCTGGGGCTTCTCGCTGTGGACACTGTCCGTTGTGGACAGCAAGACGCCGGGCACCGACCTGGCGCTGCACAAGACGGCGACCTCGTCCTCGGTGGCCGACGGGAACCCGCCCGCCAACGCCGTGGACGGCGACCCGCAGACCCGCTGGACCTCGGCGTACCAGGACGGCGAGTGGATCCAGGTCGACCTCGGCGCCGCCACCGCGTTCGACCAGGTGGTGCTCACCTGGGAGACCGCCTACGCCGCGACGTTCAAGATCCAGGTCTCCCAGGACGGGACCACCTGGACCGACGCCGCTTCGGTGGACAACTCGGCCAAGCCGCTGACCATCCTGGTCAACGGGGTCAAGATCTTCATCCGCGGTGGCAGCTGGGGCTGGGACGAGCTGCTGCGCCGGATGCCGGCCGAGCGGATGGACGCGGTGGTGGCGATGCACCGCGACATGAACTTCACCCTGATCCGCAACTGGGTCGGCTCGTCCTACCGCGAGGAGCTGTTCGCCGCCTGCGACAAGTACGGCATCCTGCTGTGGAACGAGTTCTGGGACGGCTGGTCCACCGACCCGGCCAACCACGACATCTACCTGGCGCAGGCCGAGGACACCGTGCTGCGCTACCGCCACCACGCCTGCGCCACGGTCTGGTTCGGCTGCAACGAGGGCAACCCGCCGACGGTGATCGACCAGGCGCTGCGCGCGATCGTCACGCAGAACACGGACCTGCTGTACCAGAGCAACTCCGCGGGCGGCGTGATCACCGGCGACGGCCCGTACCACTGGCTCGACCCGAAGCAGTACTTCACCGGTGAAGCGACCGGCGGGAAGTCCGGCTTCTGGAGCGAGATCGGCCTGCCGACGGTGTCGGTGGCCGAGAGCATGCGCAACCTGGTCGGGAAGGACGACCCGGGCTGGCCGATCGGCGCCCCGTGGTTCCTGCACGACTGGTCGTCGAACGGGAACCAGTCGCCGCAGACCTACCTGGCGGCGATCGACGCCCGGCTCGCGCCGTCGACCAGCCTCGAGGAGTTCTCGCGCAAGGCGCAGTTCGTCAACTACGAGAGCATGCGCGCGATCTTCGAGGCGTGGAACGCCAAGCTGTGGAACGACGCCACCGGCGTGCTGCTGTGGATGTCGCATCCCGCGTGGCACAGCACGGTCTGGCAGACCTACGACTACGACCTCGACGTCAACGGCAGCTACTACGGCTCGCGCAAGGGCTGCGAGGCGCGCCACGTGCAGGCCGACCTCTCGACCTGGCAGGTGATCGCGGTCAACCACACGCCGGCCGCGCTGACCGGCGCGACGGTCACCGCGCAGCTGTACGGCCTCGACGGGCAGGCCCTGGGCGCGCCCTCGGTGCAGAAGGTCGACGTGGCAGCGATTTCGACGGCGCCGGCGTTCACCGTGCCGTTCGCCGCCGACCAGCCCGCGCTGCACCTGCTGCGGCTGCGGCTGACCGGCGCCGACGGCACGGTGATCTCGGAGAACACGTACTGGCGCTATCGCACCGACACCGCGATGCAGGGCCTCAACCAGCTCGCCCGGACCCAGCTTTCGGCCGATCTCAAGGCAACCGGCCGCGGCGGCTACACGGCGACCGTGCGCAACACCGGACGGACGGCCGCCGCGATGGTCCGGCTGTCGCTGCGCGAGCGCAACGGCACCGACCGGGTGCTGCCGACCCTCTACGGCGACAACTACTTCTGGCTGCTGCCAGGGGAAAGCCGCCCGATCACGGTCGAGCCGCACCGCGCGGTCGACCACCCCCGGCTGCGGGTGGAGGCCTACAACGTGTCGGCGAAGCTGGCTTGA